One part of the Zerene cesonia ecotype Mississippi chromosome 2, Zerene_cesonia_1.1, whole genome shotgun sequence genome encodes these proteins:
- the LOC119834531 gene encoding rabankyrin-5, which produces MSTRGELPLELALRGRSASIATTLLQHCADADARGPRGRTLLHRAIDARDAFSAKFLVENSADPNLTTKEEGDTVLHLIAGLTASSCDPETMEQMVEIAEIMVQKGTDINRQNRKGYTPLHQAVIARNQKIFDLLLKQSNLDTNLRTTSDEHPPLYYALVDDRRASISSSETLVMNGSNPFDTPVTNKNAFSEDPVEGKTESIIERGFAAKLLEKGCQPNPLYSGSGDSLLHILAQGWFEESAVFLASNLNGDLNHTNEAGLTALHASCASGLTKLTATLLEHGARPNLQTAYGEHEDTVYRQTPLHLAVLNNHEGCVLAIIEHKKNIEKGDLPANDRSNVSLVPNLNLKNSEGDTPLSLALTEGHKQLVAPLIDGGADPNVRNGKGFTLLHQAIIEEDSRTAIYLLDHGADMNILTDAGETPLQLAIHCRLGLVVEALCVRGVDMSKLDANGVPPLWAALDSGQEEVASILVRNGADADCWGPGPDGCLQTLLHKAIDENKESLATFLIRSGCDVESARRPGAAGEGADAAADRHTPLHLCCTWGLTDVIQTLLEHGANINSKDAEGKTPLHIAIENQHATIISLLLSQPGVDLSARDNKGVTPFAAALTARNNKAAQAILEKNPSAAEQVDKKGRNFLHVAIQKCDMESLMFLLSVKVDVNSRVQDATLAPPLHLAAAAGNEVLLRSLLLAGARPNDRDAHKRTALHVAAGAGGGSGAALVSALVSGGAEVGAVDAAGDNALHVCAREGHAPVARALLADSDIDAAATNLKGRNPLHELCWCKKDNAATICEIFLEFMPDFPINRTDLQGNTPLLLAYMNGQAAMCRVLVKAGACLAHENKEGVSIFNYQVATRQLLHRLLDALPAEAPWAESDLCQECGTKFTLTMRKHHCRHCGRMLCNKCSSQDIPILKFGMNKPQRVCEICFNVLQVGAS; this is translated from the exons ATGTCCACAAGAGGGGAACTGCCCCTAGAGCTGGCGCTGCGAGGTCGTAGTGCGTCCATCGCCACGACGCTCCTCCAACACTGCGCTGATGCAGACGCTCGAGGGCCCAGGGGAAGAACATTGCTACATAGGGCAATTGATGCGAGAGACGCTTTCTCAGCTAAATTCCTGGTGGAGAATTCTGCAGATCCCAATCTTACGACAAA AGAAGAGGGTGACACAGTTTTACATCTTATAGCCGGCCTTACGGCAAGTTCATGCGATCCGGAAACAATGGAACAAATGGTAGAAATTGCAGAAATTATGGTGCAAAAAGGAACCGATATAAACAGACAGAATAGGAAAGGATA CACACCTCTTCATCAAGCAGTTATAGCTAGGAATCAAAAGATATTCGATCTCCTTCTAAAACAATCTAATTTAGATACCAATTTGAGAACAACATCAGATGAGCATCCACCGTTGTACTACGCGCTTGTAGACGATAGGCGAGCGTCAATATCTTCAAGCGAGACTTTAGTCATGAATGGATCGAATCCCTTCGATACACCGGTCACGAATAAGAATGCGTTCAGTGAAGACCCTGTTGAGGGGAAGACTGAGAGTATAATTGAGAGAGGTTTCGCTGCCAAATTGTTAGAAAAAGGATGTCAACCAAATCCGCTCTATTCCGGTTCTGGGGACAGTTTACTTCATATTTTGGCTCAAGGATGGTTTGAG GAATCGGCAGTTTTCTTAGCGTCCAACCTCAATGGTGACTTAAATCACACGAACGAGGCGGGACTAACGGCGCTGCATGCGTCGTGCGCCAGCGGCCTAACTAAACTGACAGCAACACTTTTGGAACATGGTGCAAGACCTAACCTGCAGACTGCTTATGGTGAACACGAAGACACTgtttatag aCAGACGCCGTTACACTTGGCAGTACTGAATAATCACGAAGGATGCGTATTAGCTATTATAGAACACAAGAAAAACATCGAAAAGGGAGACTTGCCCGCGAATGATAGATCCAATGTTAGTCTCGTGCCTAACCTCAATTTGAAGAATTCGGAAGGAGATACGCCTCTCAGTTTAGCTCTTACAGAAG GTCACAAGCAGTTAGTGGCACCATTAATAGACGGTGGTGCGGATCCTAACGTGCGCAACGGAAAGGGTTTCACTCTACTGCATCAAGCCATCATCGAAGAAGATTCTAGAACCGCCATATATTTACTGGACCATGGCGCtgatatgaatatatt GACGGACGCAGGCGAGACGCCTCTCCAGCTCGCCATACATTGCCGCCTGGGTTTGGTTGTGGAGGCGCTGTGCGTCCGCGGCGTGGACATGAGCAAGCTGGACGCGAACGGCGTCCCACCTTTATGGGCTGCGCTGGATTCGGGACAGGAGGAAGTGGCTAGT ATTTTAGTCAGGAATGGGGCTGATGCTGACTGTTGGGGACCGGGACCCGATGGCTGTTTACAAACGTTACTACATAA GGCGATAGACGAGAACAAGGAGTCGCTAGCGACGTTCCTGATCCGCTCCGGGTGCGACGTGGAGTCGGCGCGGCGCCCGGGCGCCGCGGGCGAGGGCGCCGACGCCGCCGCCGACCGCCACACGCCGCTGCACCTGTGCTGCACTTGGGGGCTCACTGATGTCATACAG ACGCTTCTCGAGCACGGCGCGAACATAAACTCCAAAGACGCTGAAGGAAAAACACCTCTACACATCGCAATAGAGAATCAACATGCAACTATAATATCGCTGCTTCTCTCACAACCGGGTGTTGATCTCTCGGCACGGGATAACAAAGGGGTGACTCCGTTCGCGGCGGCCCTCACTGCGAGAAACAATAAGGCAGCTCAAGCCATATTGGAAAAGAACCCTTCGGCTGCTGAACAG GTTGACAAAAAGGGAAGAAATTTCCTACACGTGGCAATACAAAAGTGTGATATGGAGAGCTTGATGTTTTTACTATCCGTGAAGGTAGATGTTAATTCGCGCGTACAAGATGCGACGCTAGCGCCACCTTTACACCTAGCCGCTGCCGCAGGAAACGAGGTGCTTTTAAGAAGTTTGCTATTGGCGGGAGCACGGCCCAACGACAGAGATGCACATAA GCGCACGGCGCTGCACgtggcggcgggcgcgggcggcggcagCGGCGCGGCGCTGGTGTCGGCGCTGGTGAGCGGCGGCGCGGAGGTGGGCGCCGTGGACGCGGCCGGCGACAACGCGCTGCACGTGTGCGCGCGCGAGGGCCACGCGCCCGTCGCGCGCGCGCTGCTCGCCGACTCCGACATCGACGCGGCCGCCACTAACCTCAAAG GTCGTAACCCACTCCACGAGTTATGTTGGTGTAAAAAAGATAACGCCGCAACGATATGTGAAATTTTCCTAGAGTTTATGCCAGACTTCCCCATAAACAGGACTGACTTAcag ggTAACACTCCACTTCTCTTGGCGTATATGAACGGTCAAGCAGCGATGTGCCGCGTGCTGGTGAAGGCGGGAGCTTGTCTCGCACACGAGAACAAGGAAGGAGtttctatatttaactatcag GTAGCAACGAGGCAACTACTCCACCGGCTACTGGACGCGCTTCCCGCGGAGGCGCCGTGGGCCGAGAGCGACTTGTGCCAGGAGTGCGGCACCAAGTTCACACTTACAATGAGGAAACATCATTG TCGACACTGCGGCCGCATGTTGTGCAACAAATGCTCCAGCCAAGACATCCCAATTCTGAAGTTCGGGATGAACAAGCCCCAACGGGTTTGCGAAATTTGCTTCAACGTGCTCCAAGTTGGCGCCAGTTAG